One segment of Carya illinoinensis cultivar Pawnee chromosome 13, C.illinoinensisPawnee_v1, whole genome shotgun sequence DNA contains the following:
- the LOC122292466 gene encoding outer envelope pore protein 16, chloroplastic, producing the protein MPRSRFSGSLSTPKVEVMIDTGNPFLNLTVDGFLKIGTVAAARAVAEDAYDVLRKGNISRHKFEHSLKKMCKEGAYWGTVAGVYVGLEYGSERIRGTRDWKNAMIGGAMTGALVSAASNNNRDKIVIDAITGGAVATAAEFLNYLV; encoded by the exons ATGCCTCGGAGCAGGTTTTCTGGTTCTCTGTCTACTCCTAAAGTCGAAGTCATGATTGACACGGGCAACCCTTTCCTCAACCTCACCGTCGATGGTTTCTTGAAGATCGGCACC GTCGCCGCTGCCAGAGCAGTTGCAGAGGATGCCTATGACGTCCTTAgaaaag GGAATATTTCTCGGCACAAGTTTGAGCACTCG CTGAAGAAGATGTGTAAAGAAGGCGCGTATTGGG GAACTGTGGCTGGAGTTTATGTGGGATTGGAGTATGGATCAGAGAGGATTCGTGGCACAAGAGACTGG AAGAATGCCATGATTGGTGGTGCGATGACAGGTGCACTGGTATCTGCAGCCAGCAACAACAACAGAGACAAGATTGTGATAGATGCCATTACAGGCGGTGCGGTTGCAACCGCTGCAGAGTTCCTCAACT